From Draconibacterium halophilum, one genomic window encodes:
- a CDS encoding glycosyltransferase family 4 protein yields MNIIQIIPGSGGSFYCGNCLRDSKYVDALRKLDHQVVKVPMYLPLFSDEHDISDIPIFYGAISTYLKQVYPIFRKAPAWFDKFLNSKPMMKMAASMAGSTRAKGLEDMTISMLLGEHGEQKEELDKMADWIAEHCKPDVIHISNALLLGLAKRLKEKVGVPVVCSLQDEDVWVYAMQPQFQQPIWDLMHERAADVDALVAVSNYFADEMKKRMRLEDNKVHTFYLGVDVEDYPYIPVKEKPKNVGYISRMCHKDGFDIVVDAFIELKKQEGFEEVKLIATGGLTGDDKKFFKEQKHKLKEAGLLHQFEVVEAFEGAARHDFFKKVAMVSVPVRIGEAFGMYLLEAMASGVPVVQPALGAFPEIVDVSGGGMIYSPNTPEKLSESWAGLLNDPEKLEQLSQAGYEGTKANFNIHNHAAEIVELYEDLKK; encoded by the coding sequence ATGAATATAATTCAAATCATACCCGGATCAGGTGGTAGCTTTTACTGCGGTAATTGTCTGCGCGACAGTAAATACGTTGATGCGTTACGAAAACTGGATCATCAGGTGGTAAAGGTCCCCATGTATCTGCCACTTTTTTCCGATGAACACGACATCTCCGATATCCCGATCTTTTATGGAGCCATCAGCACTTATCTCAAGCAGGTTTACCCGATTTTCAGAAAAGCACCTGCTTGGTTCGATAAATTCTTGAATTCCAAACCGATGATGAAAATGGCAGCTTCCATGGCCGGATCAACCCGTGCTAAAGGCTTGGAAGACATGACCATTTCAATGTTATTGGGCGAGCATGGCGAACAAAAAGAGGAGCTGGATAAAATGGCCGATTGGATTGCTGAACATTGCAAACCCGATGTCATTCATATTTCGAATGCTTTGTTACTGGGGTTGGCAAAACGACTAAAAGAAAAAGTTGGTGTTCCGGTGGTTTGCTCACTTCAGGACGAGGATGTTTGGGTGTATGCCATGCAACCACAGTTTCAGCAGCCAATCTGGGATTTAATGCACGAGCGTGCAGCGGATGTGGATGCACTGGTTGCCGTAAGCAATTATTTTGCCGATGAAATGAAAAAGCGCATGCGTTTGGAAGATAACAAGGTGCACACATTTTACCTGGGAGTTGATGTAGAGGATTACCCTTATATTCCGGTGAAAGAGAAACCGAAAAATGTTGGATATATTTCAAGAATGTGCCATAAAGATGGTTTCGATATTGTGGTAGATGCCTTTATTGAGTTGAAAAAGCAAGAAGGTTTTGAAGAGGTAAAATTGATTGCAACCGGAGGTTTGACCGGCGATGATAAAAAGTTTTTTAAAGAGCAAAAACATAAACTTAAAGAGGCTGGTTTACTACATCAATTTGAAGTGGTAGAAGCATTTGAAGGTGCAGCCCGTCACGATTTTTTTAAGAAAGTTGCGATGGTCTCTGTCCCTGTTCGAATCGGCGAGGCATTCGGAATGTATTTGTTGGAAGCTATGGCATCTGGTGTTCCGGTGGTGCAACCAGCTTTGGGCGCCTTCCCTGAGATAGTAGATGTTTCAGGTGGAGGAATGATTTATTCGCCAAATACGCCGGAAAAACTCAGTGAAAGCTGGGCTGGATTATTAAATGATCCTGAAAAATTAGAACAGCTGAGTCAGGCCGGTTACGAAGGAACCAAAGCAAATTTTAATATCCATAATCATGCAGCCGAGATTGTTGAGTTGTATGAAGATTTAAAGAAATAG
- a CDS encoding ABC transporter ATP-binding protein: protein MLLQLKNISKGYGEAGTHSFRPVLKELNLELEKGQKVAIIGPSGSGKTTLLNLVGALDTPDSGEVLFNGTNITGYTSTQLAAFRNQNLGFVFQLHHLMPQLNLWENVLLPLLPQGKVTKEQKDWAEYLIKKVGISDQRNQKPSEMSGGECQRTAVVRALINKPELILADEPTGALDEANANALSELLIQLSEEEGVTLVTVTHSAELAQKMDTKFTLRNGKLENE from the coding sequence ATGCTACTACAACTAAAAAACATATCAAAAGGATACGGAGAAGCAGGAACTCACAGTTTTCGACCCGTATTAAAGGAGTTGAATCTTGAACTGGAGAAAGGGCAAAAAGTGGCGATAATCGGGCCAAGTGGTTCAGGAAAAACAACCTTGCTGAATTTGGTTGGCGCATTGGATACGCCCGATTCCGGAGAAGTTTTGTTTAACGGAACCAATATTACCGGATACACTTCAACGCAATTGGCGGCATTTCGTAATCAGAATCTTGGCTTTGTTTTTCAGTTGCACCATTTAATGCCACAACTGAATTTATGGGAGAATGTGTTACTACCGCTTTTACCGCAAGGAAAAGTTACTAAGGAACAAAAAGACTGGGCGGAATATCTGATCAAAAAAGTCGGCATTTCAGATCAGCGTAATCAGAAACCATCCGAAATGTCGGGAGGTGAGTGCCAACGCACTGCTGTGGTTCGTGCGCTAATCAATAAACCTGAGTTGATTCTTGCCGATGAGCCAACCGGCGCACTCGATGAGGCCAATGCCAATGCACTTTCTGAGCTACTTATACAACTCAGCGAAGAGGAAGGCGTAACGCTGGTTACAGTAACTCACTCAGCAGAGTTAGCCCAAAAAATGGATACAAAATTCACACTAAGAAACGGAAAACTGGAAAACGAATAG
- a CDS encoding ABC transporter permease yields the protein MTKFQYIIKSFLHYFKANLLVAIGVAISTMVLTGSLVIGDSVRHSLTQATFYRLGETTHLVAVKERYFRQEMATEMETANPDLKATSVLLLEGMAVADGGQERANKVQVVGVNTDFEEIANTPFFTELQNNEIAISENLAERLQKGAGDNILVRIKKASLIPMNAPFVSAEETSVALRATIKKVVGKEELGRFSLKNSQTAPYNIFISIERLNRLMEFEGKANQILVSTELKTEVVSEVVNSCLTPADAGLTLKKLDIGREVEISTERVFMEPKISDLLGSLPGADMILTYFVNAIDHNQSSVPYSFVSSVTEPKLRPNEIILNRWAADDFNANIGDTIRLQYFEIGPLRQLVNEEASFILKDIIPMDSPLADPTRVPHLPGLSDAGHCREWEAGVPIDLDAIREKDEKYWDDYKGTPKAFISTESALRLWSNRFGDFTAVRFPVASFNEEEYKKEFAAAILPADLGMVVEPIRQQGVHAAQNGTDFSGLFIGLSFFILVASIILTALLFRLNLESRSTQIGLLVALGFQQKHIRRFYLSEGFVVSLFGAIVGLVISWFYTQLIFRILNSLWFDIVRTNVLEIQLMPTTLVIGLLISLVVSLVAIAVSLRRFQKQKAVDLQKQVAVKEKHLKTSILSGVLWGTLVLSVVVFIIQLMAEQADASMFFMSGGLMLVGLLLLFRKLLMKRETKKAREFQFKQLPAINLTRNISRSITIVTLFALGTFIVISTGSYKMDLIAGANKKTSGTGGFLYFAETTMPVLFDINNENKKAEEGMYEDFNVVQFRKVDGDDASCLNLNRIAQPAILGVDTENLAGRFDFAAQMKGLEIDPWQSLETDFDDGTIPAIADQTVIQWGLA from the coding sequence ATGACCAAATTTCAATACATAATAAAATCTTTTCTTCACTATTTTAAAGCCAATTTGTTGGTGGCAATTGGTGTGGCTATCAGTACGATGGTGTTAACCGGCTCACTGGTGATTGGCGATTCGGTAAGGCACAGTTTAACCCAGGCAACTTTTTATCGGTTGGGCGAAACAACACATCTGGTTGCGGTTAAAGAGCGCTATTTTCGTCAGGAAATGGCTACGGAGATGGAAACTGCAAATCCTGATCTGAAAGCTACTTCGGTGCTTTTATTGGAGGGAATGGCTGTAGCCGATGGCGGTCAGGAACGCGCGAATAAAGTTCAGGTGGTTGGCGTTAATACCGATTTTGAGGAGATCGCAAACACTCCGTTTTTTACAGAATTACAAAATAACGAAATTGCCATAAGCGAAAACCTGGCAGAGCGCTTGCAAAAAGGCGCCGGCGATAATATCCTGGTTCGGATAAAGAAAGCCAGTTTAATTCCGATGAATGCTCCGTTTGTATCGGCAGAAGAAACAAGTGTGGCCCTGCGTGCAACCATAAAAAAGGTGGTTGGCAAAGAGGAGTTGGGGCGCTTTAGTTTGAAAAACTCGCAGACGGCACCATACAATATTTTCATATCGATTGAACGTCTCAACCGATTAATGGAATTTGAAGGAAAGGCGAACCAGATTCTGGTTTCTACAGAGCTGAAAACAGAAGTGGTTTCTGAAGTAGTGAATAGCTGTTTAACACCCGCCGATGCAGGATTAACGTTGAAGAAATTAGATATTGGACGAGAGGTGGAAATTTCTACCGAGCGGGTTTTTATGGAACCAAAAATTTCGGATCTGCTTGGAAGTTTGCCCGGTGCAGATATGATCCTGACCTACTTTGTTAATGCGATCGACCATAATCAATCTTCGGTTCCCTATTCATTTGTGTCGTCGGTGACCGAGCCAAAGCTGAGACCAAACGAAATAATTTTGAACCGTTGGGCCGCAGATGATTTTAATGCGAATATAGGAGATACTATTCGTTTGCAGTATTTTGAGATTGGTCCCTTGCGCCAGTTGGTGAATGAAGAAGCCAGCTTTATTTTAAAAGATATTATCCCGATGGACTCGCCATTGGCCGATCCAACGCGGGTGCCACATTTGCCGGGGTTGTCAGATGCCGGTCATTGCCGCGAGTGGGAAGCCGGTGTTCCCATTGATTTGGATGCCATCCGCGAAAAAGACGAAAAATACTGGGACGATTACAAAGGCACGCCAAAAGCTTTTATTTCAACAGAAAGTGCGCTGCGTTTGTGGTCGAACCGTTTTGGTGATTTTACAGCTGTGCGTTTTCCTGTTGCTTCATTTAATGAGGAGGAATACAAAAAAGAATTTGCCGCAGCTATTTTGCCTGCCGATTTGGGAATGGTGGTAGAACCAATTCGCCAACAAGGAGTTCATGCGGCTCAAAACGGAACTGATTTTAGCGGATTATTTATTGGCCTGAGCTTTTTTATTCTGGTGGCTTCAATTATTCTAACGGCTTTGCTTTTTCGTTTAAATCTTGAAAGTCGCTCCACGCAAATTGGACTGCTGGTCGCTCTTGGTTTTCAGCAAAAACATATTCGCCGTTTTTACCTGTCCGAAGGTTTTGTGGTTTCTCTGTTTGGCGCAATTGTCGGGCTTGTGATTTCCTGGTTTTATACCCAGCTGATTTTTCGTATTCTAAATTCGTTATGGTTTGATATTGTCCGTACCAATGTACTCGAAATTCAATTGATGCCCACTACTCTGGTTATTGGATTGCTTATTAGTTTGGTCGTTTCGCTGGTTGCCATTGCCGTTTCATTACGGCGCTTTCAAAAACAAAAAGCTGTTGATCTGCAAAAACAGGTTGCAGTAAAAGAAAAGCATCTAAAAACAAGCATCCTGAGCGGAGTGTTGTGGGGGACGTTGGTATTGTCGGTCGTAGTATTTATAATTCAATTGATGGCAGAGCAAGCCGATGCTTCGATGTTTTTCATGTCTGGCGGATTAATGCTGGTTGGTTTGCTGTTGCTGTTCAGAAAGTTGCTGATGAAGCGGGAAACTAAAAAGGCCCGCGAATTTCAATTCAAACAGCTGCCAGCCATTAATCTTACCCGAAATATCAGCCGGTCGATTACCATTGTTACGCTTTTTGCATTGGGCACGTTTATCGTTATTTCAACCGGTTCGTATAAAATGGATCTCATTGCCGGGGCAAACAAAAAGACGAGTGGCACAGGAGGCTTTCTGTATTTTGCAGAAACAACGATGCCCGTTCTTTTCGATATTAATAACGAGAATAAAAAGGCAGAAGAAGGAATGTACGAAGATTTTAATGTGGTACAGTTTCGGAAAGTGGATGGCGACGATGCCAGTTGTCTGAATCTGAATCGCATTGCACAGCCTGCAATTTTGGGGGTTGATACCGAAAATCTGGCCGGGCGATTTGATTTTGCTGCACAAATGAAAGGGCTGGAAATTGATCCGTGGCAAAGTCTGGAAACTGATTTTGATGACGGAACCATTCCTGCCATTGCCGATCAAACCGTTATTCAGTGGGGCTTGGCATGA
- a CDS encoding FtsX-like permease family protein has product MGLGMKMGDVLLYQNELGDTLKLKLIAGTKPSVFQGYIIIANNHFLKNYPSSSGSNIFLVGGAAENETAIGEELQLVFRDYGWEMESAAKRLVEFYSVTNTYLSIFLALGALGLILGTVGLAVILARTILERRREIALMQAIGFTKKSVFKLLINEYSLLLLSGVLIGFITAVVATLPAFLSTNTDASFSTVAIVVTLILVNGVVWITGLSWFSLQKKSLINDLKTE; this is encoded by the coding sequence GTGGGGCTTGGCATGAAAATGGGTGATGTTTTATTGTACCAGAACGAATTGGGCGATACATTAAAGTTGAAATTGATTGCCGGAACAAAACCATCTGTATTTCAAGGCTACATAATTATTGCAAATAATCATTTTCTGAAAAATTATCCAAGCAGTTCAGGATCTAATATCTTTTTGGTGGGAGGAGCTGCCGAAAATGAAACCGCTATTGGCGAAGAGTTACAATTGGTTTTTCGCGATTATGGCTGGGAAATGGAAAGTGCGGCTAAACGACTTGTTGAGTTTTATTCGGTCACTAATACTTATTTATCGATATTTTTGGCGCTGGGAGCACTGGGTTTGATTTTGGGAACGGTTGGTCTGGCAGTGATTCTGGCCCGGACCATTTTGGAGCGCCGGCGCGAAATCGCCCTGATGCAAGCCATTGGATTCACAAAAAAATCGGTCTTTAAACTACTGATAAACGAATACTCCTTGCTGCTTTTATCGGGTGTTTTAATTGGATTTATTACGGCAGTGGTGGCCACCTTGCCGGCATTTCTGTCGACAAATACCGATGCTTCTTTTTCAACAGTAGCAATTGTTGTAACGCTGATTCTTGTAAATGGTGTAGTTTGGATTACCGGATTGAGTTGGTTCTCACTGCAAAAGAAATCATTGATCAATGATCTAAAAACAGAGTAG
- a CDS encoding NAD(P)/FAD-dependent oxidoreductase, translating to MPVNIPETAQKRVVIIGAGFAGLRLARNLYKHNFQVVLIDRNNYHQFQPLFYQVATSGLEPSSISFPLRKVFQKSENVFIRIAEVRRIMSEKKLIDTTLGTVWYDYLIIATGATTNFFGMESFETNSIPMKSVSEALFLRNTLLENFEKAVTIRDEEEVRRLLNIVVVGGGPTGVEVCGALAEMKKFVLPKDYPGLDFNLMNITLVEANPHLLAGMTEEAGKKALNYLANLGVEVKLNHKVEKYDGNTVELVGQEDLETRSLIWAAGVKGQMPSGIKKENVVRGNRIKVDTYNQVDGYENIFAIGDIAYMETTDYPQGHPQVAQVALQQASCLSENFKKMQKGKSLVSFRYRDKGSMATVGRNRAVVDLPRLRFSGFPAWLVWMFVHLMSIVGVKNRLVIFINWLWNYMTYDQSLRLIIRPSAKSVEWQKRQK from the coding sequence ATGCCAGTAAATATACCGGAAACAGCTCAAAAGAGAGTAGTAATTATAGGTGCAGGTTTTGCCGGTTTGCGCTTAGCCCGAAACCTTTATAAACACAATTTTCAGGTCGTACTGATTGACCGAAATAATTATCACCAGTTTCAGCCTCTTTTTTACCAGGTGGCAACATCGGGGCTGGAGCCAAGTTCCATTTCATTTCCGTTGCGAAAAGTATTTCAGAAATCTGAAAATGTATTTATCAGGATTGCCGAGGTTAGAAGAATCATGTCTGAAAAGAAGTTGATTGACACAACATTGGGCACAGTTTGGTACGATTACCTGATAATTGCAACCGGAGCTACCACCAATTTTTTTGGTATGGAAAGTTTTGAAACCAACAGTATCCCAATGAAATCGGTTTCTGAAGCTTTGTTTTTACGGAATACTTTGCTTGAAAATTTCGAAAAAGCAGTCACCATTCGTGATGAGGAAGAAGTTAGGCGTCTGCTAAATATTGTGGTGGTTGGCGGTGGCCCGACTGGCGTGGAGGTTTGTGGTGCGCTGGCTGAAATGAAAAAGTTTGTTTTGCCTAAAGATTACCCCGGGCTTGATTTTAACCTGATGAATATAACTTTGGTGGAAGCTAATCCACACCTATTAGCCGGAATGACAGAGGAAGCAGGCAAAAAGGCGCTTAATTACCTTGCCAATTTGGGTGTTGAAGTAAAACTGAATCATAAAGTTGAAAAATACGATGGAAACACGGTGGAGCTGGTAGGTCAGGAGGATCTTGAAACCCGGTCGCTTATTTGGGCCGCAGGCGTAAAAGGACAAATGCCCTCCGGAATTAAAAAAGAAAATGTGGTTCGTGGAAATCGTATAAAAGTGGATACCTATAACCAGGTTGACGGATACGAAAATATTTTTGCCATCGGTGATATTGCCTACATGGAAACAACTGATTATCCGCAAGGGCATCCTCAGGTTGCACAGGTAGCTTTGCAGCAGGCAAGTTGTCTGTCTGAAAATTTTAAAAAGATGCAGAAGGGTAAGAGTCTGGTCTCATTTAGATATCGTGATAAAGGCTCAATGGCAACTGTTGGACGAAACAGGGCAGTGGTTGATTTGCCTCGTTTACGATTTTCCGGTTTTCCGGCCTGGTTGGTTTGGATGTTTGTGCATTTAATGTCGATTGTGGGCGTAAAAAACCGCCTGGTAATTTTTATTAACTGGTTATGGAACTACATGACTTACGACCAGTCGCTTCGCTTAATTATCCGGCCTTCAGCAAAAAGTGTTGAGTGGCAAAAACGTCAGAAATAA
- a CDS encoding nucleoside deaminase: MEEQNEKFMRAAITLAQQGMDGNHGGPFGAVVVKDNKIIGKGYNQVTSSNDPTAHAEVVAIREACKVLNTFQLEGCTIYTSCEPCPMCLGAIYWARPDRVVYGATKEDAAGAQFDDQFIYDELEIELEKRQIKFENLMRDEARVVFEAWNEKEDKKEY, translated from the coding sequence ATGGAAGAGCAGAACGAGAAATTTATGCGGGCGGCAATTACGCTTGCACAACAGGGGATGGATGGTAATCATGGTGGCCCGTTTGGTGCCGTGGTGGTAAAGGACAATAAAATTATCGGAAAAGGATACAATCAGGTAACTTCATCAAACGACCCCACTGCACATGCCGAAGTAGTTGCGATACGGGAAGCGTGTAAGGTTTTAAATACTTTTCAGTTGGAAGGATGTACGATCTACACCTCTTGCGAACCGTGCCCGATGTGTTTGGGCGCCATTTATTGGGCCCGGCCTGATAGGGTCGTTTATGGAGCAACGAAAGAAGATGCGGCAGGAGCGCAATTTGACGATCAGTTTATTTACGACGAATTAGAAATAGAATTGGAGAAAAGGCAGATAAAGTTTGAAAACCTGATGCGGGATGAAGCTCGTGTGGTTTTTGAGGCGTGGAACGAGAAGGAGGATAAAAAGGAATATTGA
- a CDS encoding PAS domain S-box protein has translation MTGEKRDHTKRIEELEQELSRLKLDLENSKFQEEQEREKRLFYQLIAEFAFAWELWFKPNGNIKYCSPSCYDLTGYTANQIIASPGIAALLVYDADKEKYSNFLTGALNQTLVNQTLEFRVLTRTKQLRWFMMNVRGVYDKIGKYLGIRASVIDISRLKDAMGHISELERSKEFDSRNKQRLQTELELKDRELVSFLLQLSQKNELLTKAVHLIQSNEFSQTKKPALILQQLKDMLQANAVQPVDWSMVENQVEKIHPGFLDRLQKRHAVVSVNDKKLCSYIRLGLSSKEIAGLLNITSKSVEISRVRLRKKLGIKTQIRLVKYLEQL, from the coding sequence ATGACCGGCGAGAAAAGAGACCACACAAAACGCATTGAAGAACTGGAACAAGAGCTTTCGCGGTTAAAGCTGGATCTGGAAAATTCCAAATTTCAGGAAGAACAAGAGCGAGAGAAACGCCTGTTTTACCAGCTAATTGCGGAGTTTGCCTTTGCCTGGGAACTTTGGTTTAAACCCAATGGTAATATAAAATACTGCTCGCCTTCGTGTTACGATCTTACTGGATATACCGCAAATCAAATTATTGCTTCGCCCGGAATTGCAGCGTTGTTGGTTTATGATGCCGACAAAGAGAAGTACAGCAACTTTTTAACAGGGGCTTTAAATCAAACACTGGTTAATCAAACGCTTGAATTTCGTGTACTTACCCGTACCAAACAACTTCGTTGGTTTATGATGAATGTGCGCGGCGTGTACGATAAAATTGGAAAGTATCTTGGCATTCGGGCGTCGGTAATTGATATTAGTCGTTTAAAAGATGCGATGGGCCATATCTCGGAGCTGGAGCGGTCGAAAGAATTTGACAGCAGAAATAAACAGCGACTGCAAACTGAACTGGAGTTAAAAGACCGTGAGCTGGTTTCGTTTTTATTGCAGCTATCTCAGAAAAATGAGTTGTTGACGAAAGCCGTGCATCTAATTCAGTCGAATGAGTTTAGCCAAACTAAAAAGCCTGCTTTAATTCTTCAGCAACTCAAAGATATGTTGCAGGCCAATGCTGTTCAGCCGGTCGATTGGTCGATGGTAGAAAATCAGGTGGAAAAAATTCATCCGGGTTTTCTCGATCGTTTACAAAAACGACATGCCGTGGTTTCGGTGAACGATAAAAAGTTGTGTTCTTACATTCGATTGGGTCTGTCGAGTAAAGAAATTGCTGGTCTGCTGAATATTACTTCCAAAAGTGTGGAAATCTCGCGCGTACGATTACGTAAAAAACTGGGCATTAAAACCCAAATCCGTCTGGTAAAATATCTTGAGCAATTGTAG
- a CDS encoding DUF4954 family protein, producing the protein MTQNTANNYRSLYDEEIGQLVHQGCSSSDWSLIKVSHDFIPDCIENCKFSGRIRLKSFSGSVKLVGGITFKTGIYNAWLHNCEVGKNALIHNVRSYIANYRIEENVVIHNITTLAVDGATSFGNGVVVEAINEGGGRDIPIYDFLSAHVAYMMSLYRHRPEVVRSLKNMVADYTKYVSSEMGVIGADSKILNCNTILNVKTGPATTVDGAKKLHNGSVNSNFEAPVMIGEGVIMEDFIVSSGSKIADATLVSKCFIGQGCTLDKHYSAENSLFFANCQGFHGEACSIFAGPYTVTHHKSTLLIAGMFSFLNAGSGSNQSNHLYKLGPIHQGIMERGAKTTSDSYLLWPSRIGAFSLVMGRHYKHCDTTDFPFSYLIESKDESILVPGINLKSIGTIRDTQKWPKRDKRKDSNLLDLINFNLLSPYTIDKMIKGREKLIEIRKSSEDKTEVYTYDRMKIEKHALDRGVQLYEMAIWKFLGNSLITRLNGGTYKTNTEMREALQPDTKFGKGYWVDLAGMICPFQALDQLLYSVENGVVQSLEEVNSALAMMHKNYYNYEWTWAVAVLESFYGKSISEFEASDVINIVKKWKESVLGIDRFLYEDARKEFSMSKMTGFGVDGQNGARELDFTEVRGEFEDDETVKEIKGHMQKKERLGSRVIEQMIQVRESKQTVENNS; encoded by the coding sequence ATGACACAAAACACAGCAAACAATTACCGAAGTTTATATGATGAGGAAATAGGACAACTGGTTCATCAGGGATGTTCTTCTTCCGATTGGAGTTTAATAAAAGTATCACACGATTTTATTCCCGATTGTATTGAGAACTGCAAGTTTTCAGGCCGTATTCGCTTAAAAAGTTTTTCCGGATCGGTTAAACTGGTCGGGGGGATCACCTTTAAAACAGGTATCTACAATGCATGGTTGCATAACTGCGAGGTTGGGAAAAATGCCTTGATTCATAATGTGCGAAGCTACATTGCCAATTACCGGATTGAAGAGAATGTTGTCATTCATAACATTACAACCCTTGCCGTTGATGGCGCAACATCATTTGGTAACGGAGTGGTTGTTGAAGCAATAAACGAAGGTGGAGGACGCGATATCCCGATCTATGACTTTCTCTCGGCACACGTTGCTTACATGATGTCGTTATACCGACACCGGCCCGAAGTGGTGCGCTCGCTAAAAAATATGGTTGCCGATTATACTAAATATGTAAGCAGCGAAATGGGAGTAATCGGAGCCGATTCCAAAATTCTGAATTGCAATACAATATTAAACGTAAAAACCGGACCTGCTACCACTGTTGATGGGGCAAAAAAGTTGCATAACGGTAGTGTTAACAGCAATTTCGAAGCACCGGTTATGATTGGAGAAGGCGTGATAATGGAGGACTTCATTGTTAGTTCGGGATCAAAAATCGCTGATGCTACATTGGTTTCGAAATGTTTTATTGGTCAGGGCTGTACTTTGGATAAGCATTATTCAGCTGAAAACTCTTTGTTTTTTGCCAACTGCCAGGGATTTCATGGCGAGGCATGTTCAATATTTGCAGGGCCTTACACGGTTACACATCATAAATCAACCTTGCTTATTGCCGGTATGTTTTCGTTTTTAAATGCCGGAAGCGGATCGAACCAAAGTAATCACCTTTATAAGTTGGGGCCTATTCACCAGGGAATTATGGAACGTGGTGCAAAAACCACCAGCGATTCTTATTTGCTTTGGCCATCGCGAATTGGGGCATTCTCGTTGGTAATGGGGCGCCACTACAAACATTGCGATACTACTGATTTCCCATTCTCGTACCTAATTGAGAGTAAAGATGAAAGTATTTTGGTTCCCGGCATCAACCTGAAAAGTATCGGAACAATTAGAGATACACAAAAGTGGCCTAAACGCGATAAACGAAAAGATTCGAACCTACTCGATCTGATCAATTTTAACTTACTGAGTCCTTACACCATTGACAAAATGATTAAGGGGCGGGAAAAGTTAATTGAAATCCGAAAGTCTTCAGAAGACAAAACCGAGGTTTATACTTACGACCGGATGAAAATTGAAAAACATGCGCTCGACAGGGGAGTTCAGCTCTATGAAATGGCAATTTGGAAATTTTTGGGGAACTCATTGATTACGCGTTTAAATGGAGGCACATATAAAACAAATACCGAAATGCGCGAAGCACTGCAGCCTGATACAAAGTTTGGAAAGGGTTATTGGGTGGATTTAGCCGGAATGATTTGTCCGTTCCAGGCGCTCGACCAGTTGCTTTATTCGGTAGAAAATGGTGTGGTGCAGTCGCTTGAAGAAGTGAATTCGGCTCTGGCAATGATGCATAAAAATTACTATAATTATGAGTGGACCTGGGCCGTAGCCGTGCTGGAAAGTTTCTATGGAAAAAGTATTTCCGAATTTGAAGCCTCAGATGTAATTAACATTGTGAAGAAGTGGAAAGAAAGTGTGCTGGGTATTGATCGCTTTTTGTATGAAGATGCCCGGAAAGAATTTTCGATGAGTAAAATGACCGGTTTTGGTGTTGACGGGCAGAACGGGGCACGTGAACTTGATTTTACCGAAGTGCGCGGCGAGTTTGAAGATGATGAAACGGTGAAGGAGATAAAAGGGCACATGCAGAAAAAGGAACGACTCGGTAGTC